A window of the Gossypium hirsutum isolate 1008001.06 chromosome A05, Gossypium_hirsutum_v2.1, whole genome shotgun sequence genome harbors these coding sequences:
- the LOC107923943 gene encoding uncharacterized protein yields MTSSYGPLINLSEASNHMGHFVQLLVFVHRSTPVQYKLSTGGEIIRTDIQVGDDTRPFFSVSLWKKELRSIVAAGDIVLLRNVKITTFRDVFEARTVDWSSLLRLVHPYQSLVSKSAIELVAECRMGIVVKEKLSKVIEWVQRTGYIAIDNIEPNDRQYRRLSRNWKVPEPNKFRECPSLSEVLCLNSHCKAIFSASVGEIFLPITWRPIGESENENMFISRRLYKPADNNLVEDLICTGCRLCGSPLHQEQGSIVGTNSVPLYCEKSSDRLHAVSLIYRPFMLYLWDESEHMPLLVKNNAAEKLFGNIKAERVYLCYKEYKRDITLNPGCIAENSSHGGGTRIRSSPEAAGASDAKHCSSDAHEKQESMQNLQCNKNINLFQIWLVVLKLLLQRGKNSPLKFEVAVNASLDTENGRFEMISVSTPCFETIRCLE; encoded by the exons ATGACATCGTCGTACGGCCCGTTGATCAATCTCTCAGAAGCTTCTAATCATATGGGTCATTTCGTCCAGCTTCTCGTTTTCGTCCATCGCTCAACTCCCGTTCAG TATAAATTGTCCACAGGCGGAGAAATAATCAGGACAGACATTCAGGTGGGCGATGACACTCGACCCTTTTTCTCCGTAtctttatggaagaaagaatTGCGGTCTATTGTTGCTGCTGGCGACATCGTTTTATTACGAA ATGTCAAGATTACAACATTTCGAGATGTTTTCGAGGCCAGAACTGTTGACTGGTCATCTTTACTCCGTCTAGTCCACCCTTACCAGTCCCTTGTTTCTAAGA GTGCAATTGAATTAGTAGCAGAATGTAGAATGGGAATTGTGGTTAAAGAAAAGCTTTCCAAGGTTATAGAATGGGTGCAGCGGACTGGGTATATTGCTATTGACAACATCGAACCAAATGACCGTCAA TATAGGCGACTCTCCAGAAACTGGAAAGTGCCAGAACCGAATAAATTTAGAGAATGTCCCTCACTTTCAGAAGTATTGTGCCTGAATAGTCACTGTAAGGCGATATTTAGtgcttctgtcggtgaaattttTCTGCCGATTACTTGGAGGCCCATCGGAGAGTCTgagaatgaaaatatgtttatcaGCAGGAGACTATATAAACCAGCAGACAATAATTTAGTGGAAGATCTTATCTGCACTGGTTGCCGGCTCTGTGGTTCCCCTTTGCATCAAGAGCAAGG ATCTATAGTTGGGACAAATTCAGTTCCACTCTATTGTGAGAAAAGCTCGGATCGCCTTCATGCAGTCAGCTTGATATATAGGCCTTTTATG TTATATTTATGGGATGAATCTGAACACATGCCGTTACTGGTAAAAAACAATGCTGCAGAGAAATTGTTCGGAAACATCAAGGCTGAAAGAGTTTACTTATGCTATAAAGAGTACAAGCGTGATATAACTCTCAATCCAGGATGTATTGCAGAGAACAGTTCTCACGGTGGTGGCACAAGAATCCGTAGTTCCCCAGAAGCTGCTGGGGCAAGTGATGCGAAGCATTGCTCATCAGATGCACACGAGAAGCAGGAAAGTATGCAAAATCTACAATGTAACAAGaacataaatttatttcaaatttggtTAGTTGTTCTTAAACTGTTGTTGCAGCGAGGAAAAAACAGTCCTTTGAAATTCGAAGTTGCCGTAAATGCCAGCCTTGATACAGAAAACGGGAGGTTTGAAATGATCTCTGTTTCAACTCCTTGCTTTGAAACCATTCGGTGTTTGGAATGA
- the LOC107923944 gene encoding uncharacterized protein, translating to MRGIGGPLLTIGDLLSDVGEESSEAPDHHKKPDASLPSPSILDPVDASSQSLDLIKLFQENFEKLNEALAGSDHSWTALTLELCTALETANKLVQSTDTNVRSLSEKVRELEKIVKRGDTAITASRAISISLNQKGGSSVASENHKEYGSPQ from the exons ATGAGAGGAATTGGGGGGCCTTTGCTTACCATAGGGGATCTGCTTAGCGACGTAGGTGAAGAATCCAGTGAAGCTCCAGACCACCATAAAAAACCAGATGCTAGTCTTCCATCACCGTCGATTCTTGATCCCGTTGACGCCTCATCTCAATCCCTGGACCTAATCAAACTGTTCCAG GAAAACTTCGAGAAATTGAATGAGGCACTCGCTGGTTCAGATCATTCATGGACTGCTCTAACTTTAGAG CTATGCACTGCTCTGGAAACTGCAAACAAATTAGTTCAGTCCACAGACACAAATGTTAGATCACTGTCGGAGAAGGTGAGGGAACTCGAGAAGATTGTAAAGAGGGGAGATACTGCAATTACAGCATCCAGAGCCATCTCCATCTCCCTAAACCAAAAAGGAGGATCATCTGTTGCTAGTGAAAACCACAAAGAATACGGTTCACCTCAATAA